The genomic segment GGTGCTGGCCGTCGAGGGCGACTCGGCCTTCGGCTTCTCCGGCATGGAGGTGGAGACCATCTGCCGCTACGAGCTGCCGGTCTGCATCGTCATCTTCAACAACAACGGCATCTATCGCGGCACCGACACCGATCCGACCGGCCGCGATCCGGGCACCACCGTCTTCGTCAAGAACTCCCGCTACGACAAGATGATGGAGGCTTTCGGCGGCGTCGGCGTGAACGTCACTACGCCGGACGAGCTGAAGCGGGCCGTCGATGAGGCGATGAATTCCGGCAAGCCGACTCTGATCAATGCGGAGATCGACCCGGCCGCCGGCAGCGAGAGCGGCAACATCGGCAGCCTCAACCCGCAGAGCACCTTGAAGAAGAAGTGAGGCGGGCACTGCCCTCCCACCGCTTCGATTGAGCCGGACCGCGGTGCCCGAACTGGGCGCCGCGGTCCTTTTTTTTTGTCCGGCAAGCCCTTCCGTCCCTCATGCTGAGGTGCGGAGCGAAGCGAACGCCTCGAAGCACGCACGACGAAAGCCCTGGGACAGCCTTTCCAGACACCGGGGAGGATCAGCGTTCCGGGTTGCTTCGAGGCCCGCCGTCGCGGGCACCTCAGCATGAGGGGCGGCGTTGGGCTCCACCCGCGAGACGCCCCATGTCATCCTCCGCCTTCGATCCGACGGTTGCCCTCGATCCCCGGCTCGCCGGCCGGCTCGCCTTCCTGCCGCGGCTGCCGGGTAAGCCGCCGCTGCCGCCGGGCCGCCATGCGCTCGGCCTGTTCGAGACCCGCGACGCGATGCTCCGCGTGCCCGAGCACATCGATCCACGCCTGCCGACGCCGCTCGTTGTCCTGTTCCATGGCGGCGGTGGCAGCGCCGAAAAGATCCTGCCGATGCTGGAGGCCCATGCCGACAAGCGCGGCTTCCTGCTGCTCGCGCCGCAATCGCTGCACCCGACCTGGGATCTCGTGATCGCCGGCAACGGGCCGGACCGCGAGCGGCTCGACCGGGCGCTCGCCGAGGTCGCAGATCGCTTCCTACTTGACCCAGGCCATCTCGCTTTCGCGGGCCATTCGGACGGCGGCAGTTACGCGCTGTCCCTCGGGCTCACCAACGGTGACCGGGTCAGCCACCTGATCGTGTCGTCCGCCGGGTTCATGTCGGTCCAGGTGCAGGCGGGTGCGCCCAAAATCTTCCTGTCGCACGGCACCCGCGACGAGCAGATCCCGATCGACCGGAGCGCCCGCAACCACGCTCGGCTGCTTCGGGCGGCGGGCTACGACCTCACCTACGTCGAGTACGATGGCCCGCACGCCTACAATCCGGACGTGGTGGGCCAGGCCGTGGACTTCTTCCTGGGCGATTTCTTCGGTTAGGCGGCGCGGGCTTGTCGATACGGCATCCGCTTCGATCAAGCGGATGCCCTTCAAAGACCCGGACAACGAAAAACCGGACCGACGGAGTCGGCCCGGGAAAGTCATCGGAGGAGGAAGAAACCCGGGCGTCATGCCCGGTCATGCGCTCCCGGGGCGATGCCCCGTCCCGGGAGGATCATGGCCGAAAGAGACTGGCCATCCTGTACGGGCAGCGCGGAGATCCGCGCTGCCGCTTCCCCTTTAGACCGCGCGCGACTCGTGCATCGCGGCGATCTGCTCGGGCGAGTAGCCGAGGCCCGCGAGGACCTCGTCGGTGTGCTCGCCCAGAAGCGGCGAAGCCTTGATGTCGACCTTCAGGTCCGAGAACTTGATCGGGGAACCGACGGTCAGATACGAGCCGAGCTTGGGATGCGGCACCTCGACGATGGTGCCGCTGGCGCGCAGCGACGGATCGGCGGCGATTTCCTTCATCGACAGCACCGGCGAGCACGGGATGTCGAACTTGCGCAGGATATCGACGGCCTCGAACTTGGTCTTGTCGGCCAGCCAATCCTCGATGATGGCGAAGATTTCGAAGATCTTGTCCTGGCGGGCGCGGGGCGTGTTGTAGGCCGGATCGTCGATCCACTCCTCACGGCCGAGCGCCTTGCAGATCGGGGCCCAGGCGTGGCCCTGGATCGTGAAGTAGATGTAGGCGTTGGGGTCCGTCTGCCAGCCCTTGCACTTGAGCACCCAGCCCGGCTGGCCGCCGCCGCCCGCGTTGCCGCCGCGCGGCACCACGTCCGTGAACTCGCCGTGCGGGTATTGCGGGTATTCCTCGAGGTAGCCGATGGCATCGAGACGCTGCTGGTCGCGCAGCTTCACGCGGCAGAGGTTGATCACCGAATCCTGCATCGACACGGCGACCTTCTGGCCCTTGCCGGTCTTGGTCTTCTGGTGCAGCGCCGTGAGGATGCCGATGGCCAGATGCATGCCGGTGTTCGAGTCACCGAGCGCGGCGGCCGACACGGTGGGCGGGCCGTCCCAGAAGCCGGTGGTCGAGGCGGCACCGCCCGCGCACTGGGCCACGTTCTCGTAGACCTTCAGATCTTCGTAGTGGTGCCCGTCGGAGAAGCCCTTCACCGAGGCGAGGATCATGCCCGGGTTGAGCTCCTGGATGCGGGCCCAGGTGAAGCCCATGCGATCAAGCGCGCCGGGGCCGAAATTCTCGACCATCACGTCGGATTCTTGGATCAGCTTTTCCAGGACTTCCTTGCCCTGCGGGTTCTTGGTGTCCAGCGTCAGCGAACGCTTGTTGGAGTTGAGCATCGTGAAGTAGAGCGCATCCGCGTCCTCGACGTGGCGAAGCTGGTTGCGCGTCACGTCGCCCGAGCCCGGACGCTCGACCTTGATCACGTCCGCCCCGAACCACGCGAGGAGCTGGGTGCAGGCGGGGCCCGCCTGGACGTGGGTGAAATCGATGATTCTGATCCCGTCGAGCGGCTGGGTCATCTCGGTCTTCTCCCTATTTCGACTTCGTTGTGGGTCGTTGTTGGAAAATCGAAAAATATTAAGGCCGGTAATATTGCTGAATGGCTCAGGCGCCCCGCCTTCAGGCGCAGACGAGGGTGCCCAAAGCCTCTTCCAGCTCCGCCACGCGGCGGCGCAGGGAGCGCTCTTCCTGAAAGCGCTCGGTCTCGTCGCGGATGACCGCGGCGATGCCGGTGACCTCGCCCGCCGCGCCGTGCAGCAGCGCGACGGTGAAGGCGATCGACAGGGCCCGGCCATCCTTGTGCAGGGCCGGAACCTTGAGCAGCGACGTGCCGTAGCGGGTCTCGCCCGTGCGCATCGTCTTGGCGTAGCCGTCCCAGTGGCGTCGGCGGTGACGCTCCGGGGTGATGAGGTCGAGGCTCTGCCCGAGCGCCTCGGCTTCCGAGAAGCCGAAGATCCGCTCCGCGGCCGGATTCCAGACGACGATCCGTCCGTCCGCGTCGGAGATCACCACCGCGTCACCGATCGCCGCGACGAGGCCGGACGTGTCGAAGGTCTGCGATTGGGCCATCGGTTGCCCCCCTTCCGCCGGTTGCTAGCCCTGAGGCCGCGCTGTGAGCGGAGAGATGCGATGTCTGTCGAGGATGCCGCGTTCGGTCATGGCAGGCGTTGCCTCCTTGGCTTCCCGGGTCTCGGGCCTTCCGGATCGAGATCGCTCTTTCCGGTGGCTCGTCATTGGCATCTGGTATACCAGATACGAATGGCAGGTCAAGGCACAGTGCGGGGCTCGAACGAGATCGCGCAAAGGTGGGTTGATAGGGAGGCGAGGAGGCCACGATGTCGGACAAGCACAGCATTCGGATCCGGCAGATCGAGGCCTATGCCTTCCGAATCGACTTCGGCGAGAGCTTCGTGCCGCTGCTGACGGACGAGCCCGAGCCGATCGGCGGCGGCACCGGTCCCTCGCCGGAGCAGGTGCTGATCGCCGCCGTGAGCAACTGCCTGTGCGCGAGCCTCGCCTTCGCGCTCGGCAAGTACCGGCAGGAGGGTGGGGGCGTGAGCGCCGAGGCGATCGGGCGCGTGGCCCGCAATGCGGAAGGCCGCCTGCGCCTCGTCGGGATCGAGGTCGATATCGCGCTCGGTGCGCCCGCCGAGTCGATGGACCGGCTCGACCGCGTGCTCGCTCAGTTCGAGCAGTTCTGCACCGTGTCCGAGAGCGTCAAGGCCGGCGTTCCGGTGGCGGTCGCGGTGCGGGACGGCCAGGGCAACCGCCTGAAATAGACAGGCCTGAAACAGACAGGGAGGAACGAGCGATGAGCGAGACGCAGCGGGACGTGGCACGCGAGCCGGAGGATCTGGCCCGGCTCTTCAACGAACGCGCCAATGCCGGCGATGCCGAAGGGCTGGTCGCCCTGTACGAGCCGCAGGCGGTGGTGGCCGCGGGCGACATCGTGGCGACCGGCCACGACGAAATCCGCCGCTTCTATACCGATCTGCTCGCGCGCAAGTCGGACTTCCCCGAACCCGAGACCCTGCCGGCGATCCGCAACGGCGACCTCGCGCTGACCTTCGCGCGGCTGCCGAACGGCGCGCTCTCGGTCGAATCGGCCCGCCGCCAATCGGACGGGACGTGGCGCTGGGCCATCGACCAACTCAAGCTCAAGCCCATCGCCAAATCCTGACGGGCTCCAAAGCGGGTTTCGAAAGGACAAGTTCTTTCGCGGGTCCAGGGCAGAGCCCTGGTGAAGGGACATCGGGGCGCTGCCCCGATGTCTCGCCAAACGAATGATCCCTTTGGAAACCCGTTAATCCGCCGAGGCCGAGCGGCGCGGCGTGGCGTTGCGCCGGCTGGCGAAGACGCCGGGGGCCGTGCCGGGCACCACGACCAGGCGCCGGACCTCGCCGCTCAGATAGGCCTGGAGGAAGCGGGTGTAGTTCCGGAACACGACGCAGCCGTTCGAGGCGCCGCTCGGGCCCAGCATGTAGGTGTGGGCGAGGATGCCGTCGCGCCCGTGGATGGCGGCCGAGCCACCGACCGGATTGAGGCGGATCGCTCGCACCCCATGGAACAGCGCCTCGCGCTCCCGCAGGTCGTAGACCCCGGGCGGGGTGGCGCCGCGCATCCGGATATGAACGTGGTCCGGGTTGTCCTGGGCGACGCCGAGGCCGGAATGGGCTTCCAGCACCTCGCCGCTTGGCAGCGTCACGGTGGCGGCGCTGATGTCGTAGACGGCGACCCCCGGCTCAGAGACTGGGCCCGGCACGACGCGCCGCCGCGCGGCCGAATCGACCGCCCCGCTGTCGAGCCCGGCATAGGCCATCGCCTTGTCCGAGGACGGCGTGGGCGTCGAACCCGGCAGATCGAACATCTTCTCGAGGAAGTTGCGGTTATCGGTGACCGCGGCGCTGAACACGCTGCGGGTCGGCTCGGTGGAGGCGCGCGCCGTGGATGCGGTGGCGATCCGAGGCGTCGCCGCTCGGGCGGTCTGCGTGCGCGGCTCGTAGCGGAATTCGTCGGGCCGCCGCACCGGCAACGGCACCGTGAGGGCGAGGCGGGCCGTCGGCGCGGCCGGGCGCGGTGTGATGGCGGGCGCGGCGTCGGCAGCCTGCTCCGCGGGGAGGGCGGCCAGGGTCGTGACCGGCTCCGATGGGGCAGGCTGCGACTTGGAAGGCTCCGCCACGGGTGGCGCCCGGAAGGCGGACACCTGCGCGGTCCGCGGGACGAAGCCGCCGGACGCGGTGTCGAGCACGGGGGTGGGGTCGAGCATCCAGGCCAGCGCGCCGGGCGCGGCCTGCACGGCCGCCGCCCCGTCGGCCTCGGCCGAGACCTGCGCGGTTTCCACGGGGGCGGGCGCGGCGCGATCCTGTGGTTGCAGGATCCCGGCGACCGCGAGACCCCCGAGGGCGGTCAGCGCGAGCGCCGCGACAGGCGGGCGGCGCCGACGGCGGATGACGGGCCGGGCGGAGCGACTCTGGACGAGCTCGGCGATGTCCATTGCGGGCGGTACTCGACAACGCGGATCCCACACGGCCTCCCGCCGTCATCCCCGGCTATCTGTGCCAGAATGACAAAACGAGATGGCTTCGCCGATTAGGGAAGGATCAACCTTAAGCCTTCGTCATTCAACGGGATCTTGGTTAATCTTGCCTAAAGCTCGGTCACGTCCTTCGAAAAACGTTCGATGCGGTTTCTCGACGGCTGCGCCGTGCTACGAGGCGGTAGCCTCTACCAACCGCCGCGGCGCAGTGCGCGCTCGATCACGGGATCGACCGGGCGATCGCCATCGTCTCGCGTTCCCGCCTTCAGGCCGATGCAGGAAGTGCAGCCGCCATGGGGCTTCTCGCCGAGCCCTTGTGCTCTACGGGCCACAGGTTGTGTGATGTTGTTACATTTCATTGGCCGGTCTGTTGACCCTGCGCCGCATCGCAGCGAAGTTGCTGCGGCCAAGGTTCCCCCGGATGCATGTCCGAGGGCTAAGAGGGAATTCGGTAAGCCCGTCCGGGCGAGGCCGAAGCTGCCCCCGCAACTGTGAGCGGCGAGCCACCGTCGTCGAAGGTCACTGGTGCCCTGCACCGGGAAGGCCGAGACGGGGGCGCTGACCCGTGAGCCAGGAGACCTGCCTTGGCGCGACGATGTCCCCCGGGCGGGGTGCTCCGGCGGCGTGCCTGATCGGCGAGAGCGTTCCCCTGCGCTCCCGGCGGGGCACCCGCTCGGGCCCGCACCCGAACAGCCAGAGCGCGCCTTGTGACAGTTCGGACGATCCTGAACGCCATCGACGTCCCGGCCCGGCGCCCGCCTTGGATGCTCGCCGCGCTGCTCTGCGCCAGCCTGCACGGCCCGGAGGCGCGGGCGCAGGAATCGGTCACCCTGGAGGAACTGGCGGTCGAGGGCGAAGGCCGCGGCGTCGGCAACGGCGCATCGGACGGCCGGACCAGCGCCGCTGGCACGATCGGCCTGATCGGGCCGACGCCGGGCTACCGCGCCGACCGCGCGGTGAGCAGCACGAAGACCGACACGCCCCAGCGCGACGTGCCCCAGATCGTCACGGTCGCCCCGCGCGAGGTCATCACGGATCTCGCCGCCACCCGCGTCGATCGCGTCTTCAACTACACGCCGGGCGTGGCGCAGCAGAACAATTTCGGCGGCCTGTCGGTGTTCAGCTACGCCATCCGCGGCGTCACCACGTCCGAGATCTACAAGAACGGCTTTCCGCTCAACCGCGGCACGCCGCCCCCGCCCGACGCCCAGAACGTCGAGCGCGTCGAGGTGCTCAAAGGCCCCGGCGGCGGGCTGTTCGGGCGCAGCGATCCGGGCGGGCTCGTCAATATCATCACCAAGCAGCCGACCGTCGAGCGCTTCGTCGAGATGGGCGGGTTGTGGGACTCGTTCGGGCAGTTCCGCGGCACGGTCGATTCCGGCGGCGCGCTGAACGAGGAGGGCACGCTCGCCTACCGCTTCAATCTCGCCGCCGGCCGCCAGGGCAGCTTTCGCGATTTCGTCGACAGCGACCGGCTGCTCGTGGCGCCCGTCCTGAGCTGGCAGATCACGCCGGACACGCGCATCACCGTCGAGACCGAGTTCCTGCGCAACCGCATCGTCTTCGACCGCGGCGTCATCGCCCTCAACGGGCGGCTCGGGCTCTTGCCGATCTCGCGCTTCCTCGGCGAGCCGGGCCAGAGCACCTATCAGACCAACAACACGATGCAGGTCCGCGTCGATCACCGCTTCAACGCCGATTGGCAGATGCGGCTCGCCACCCACTTCAACACCGGCACGCTGGAGGGCGAATCCGCCGAGATCCGCGCCATCGCCGCCGACAACCGCACCGTCGCGCGCGACCGCAACATCCGCGACTACCGCTGGGACGTGGCGATCGGCCAGGCGGAGGTGGTCGGGCGCTTCGACACCGCCGGAATCGGCCACACCATGCTGCTCGGCTTCGAGCGCGAGAGCACCGACAGCCGGGTCGTCTACAACCGCTCGAACTTCCGCACGAGCCCCTACGCGATCGACATCTATGATCCGCGCTACGGCCAGCCGCTGCCGCCGATCACCATCCCGCGCAACAACCTCGAGCGGATCACCAACACCGCCCTCTATGCGCAGGACCAGATCGTCCTCACGCCCGAATGGAAGGCGCTGCTCGGCGTGCGCTTCGACTTCTTCGAACAGTCGTTCCGCGAGCGCATCCCGCGGTCCCAGGTCGATCAGACCTACTTTGCCGCGACGCCCCGCGCCGGCCTCGTCTATCAGCCGCTGCCCGAACTCTCCCTCTACGCCAATGTCGGCACGAGTTTCCGCCCCAATATCGGTCCCGATGCCGCCGCCTCCGCCTCTGGGCCGTTCGCGCCGGAAACCGGGATCGGCTACGAGGTCGGCGCCAAGCTCGACCTCTATGGCGGCGCGCTGGCGCTGACCGGCACCGCCTTCCGGATCGACCGGGAGAACGTGCTGACGCCGGAGGCCAACGGCAGCGGTTTCTCCGTGGCGGTCGGCGGGGTGCGCAGCCAGGGCTTTGAGCTGACCGCCGCCGGCCAGATCACGCCGGAGATCAAGTTGCTGGCGGGCTATGTCTACGCGGAGGCCGTGGTCACCGAAGATCCGACCTTGCCGGCCGGCACGCCGCTCATCAACGTGCCGCGCCATTCCGGCAGCCTGCTCGCCGTTCACGAGGTGCAGGCCGGCCCGTGGAAGGGGCTCGGGCTCGGCGGCGGCGTGCGCGGCGTCGGCGAGCGAGCGGCGGACGCGGTCAACAGCTTCTCCCTGCCGGCCTATATCGCCGTCGATGCGCTCGCCTATTACCGCTACGAGAACTTCCGCTTCGGGCTGAACATCGAGAACGTGTTCGACACCGAGTATTACGAGAGCTCCCTCAACCGCTTCCGGGTCTATCCCGGCGCGCCCCGGCGCTTCACCGGAACGATGACGGTGCGGTTCTGATGAGGGCTCGCCAAGGGGCGGCCATGGATGCGTCCGCACCGGCTCCCATCGCCGCGGGGGTCGCGCCACGCACCCGCATCGGCGCCATCGATGCCCTGCGCGGGCTCGTGATGCTGCTGATGCTGGTCGATCACGCGCGGGAGTTCTTCTACCTGCACGCCCAGGTCAGCGATCCGGTGAACCTCGCGGCGACCCCGCCCGGCCTGTTCCTGACGCGGGCCGCCTCGCATTTTTGCGCCCCGGTCTTCCTGCTGCTGACCGGGCTCTCGGCGAGCCTCTACGGGCAGAAGCACGGCAGCCGCGCCGCGACCTCCGCCTTCCTCATCAAGCGCGGACTCTTCCTGGTCGCCCTTGAAGTGACCCTGGTGAACCTCGCCTGGACCCGTGCCCTGCTGCCGCCGATCCTCTACCTGCAGGTGATCTGGGCGATCGGTCTCAGCATGATGGCGCTCGCCGCGCTGCTCTGGCTGCCGCGTCCGGCGCTGATCGGCGTAGGCCTGGCGATCATGCTCGGGCACAACGCGCTCGACGGGATCGTGCTGACGCCCGATCAGCCGGGCTACGCCCTGTGGGCGGTGCTGCATCAGCGCGGCCTGATCCCGCTGCCCTGGGGCGCGGCGCGCACCTCCTATCCGGTGCTGCCCTGGATCGGCGTGATCACCGCGGGCTACGCGCTGGGGCCGCTCTACGGCACGGGCGTCGATCCGGGCACGCGCCGCCGACGCCTCGTCGCCCTTGGGCTCGCGAGCCTCGTCGCCTTCGCGATCCTGCGCGGCCTCAACGGCTACGGTGATCCGCATCCGTGGCAGGCGGGCAAGGATTGGGGCGCGGACGCCCTGTCCTTCGTCAACCTCACCAAGTATCCGCCCTCGGCCGACTTCCTCCTCGCGACCCTCGGTCCCGGCCTGCTGCTGCTCGCGCTGTTCGAGCGCCTGCCGGAACGGCGTCTAGGCTGGCTCACCGTCTTTGGCGGGGTGCCGCTGTTCTTCTACCTGCTGCACTTATGGGCCCTGCGCCTGACCTATGACGGCCTTGCCGCCTTCGGCCTTGCGGGTTCCTCCGGCCGGATCGAAGTCGGCGCCCCGTTTCAGATCTGGCTGGTCGCGGCGCTGTTCGCGCTGGCCCTCTACCCGGCCTGCCTCTG from the Methylorubrum extorquens genome contains:
- a CDS encoding Phospholipase/Carboxylesterase (Evidence 2b : Function from indirect experimental evidences (e.g. phenotypes); Product type e : enzyme), producing MSSSAFDPTVALDPRLAGRLAFLPRLPGKPPLPPGRHALGLFETRDAMLRVPEHIDPRLPTPLVVLFHGGGGSAEKILPMLEAHADKRGFLLLAPQSLHPTWDLVIAGNGPDRERLDRALAEVADRFLLDPGHLAFAGHSDGGSYALSLGLTNGDRVSHLIVSSAGFMSVQVQAGAPKIFLSHGTRDEQIPIDRSARNHARLLRAAGYDLTYVEYDGPHAYNPDVVGQAVDFFLGDFFG
- a CDS encoding protein of unknown function (Evidence 5 : Unknown function) — its product is MKGHRGAAPMSRQTNDPFGNPLIRRGRAARRGVAPAGEDAGGRAGHHDQAPDLAAQIGLEEAGVVPEHDAAVRGAARAQHVGVGEDAVAPVDGGRATDRIEADRSHPMEQRLALPQVVDPGRGGAAHPDMNVVRVVLGDAEAGMGFQHLAAWQRHGGGADVVDGDPRLRDWARHDAPPRGRIDRPAVEPGIGHRLVRGRRGRRTRQIEHLLEEVAVIGDRGAEHAAGRLGGGARRGCGGDPRRRRSGGLRARLVAEFVGPPHRQRHREGEAGRRRGRARCDGGRGVGSLLRGEGGQGRDRLRWGRLRLGRLRHGWRPEGGHLRGPRDEAAGRGVEHGGGVEHPGQRAGRGLHGRRPVGLGRDLRGFHGGGRGAILWLQDPGDRETPEGGQRERRDRRAAPTADDGPGGATLDELGDVHCGRYSTTRIPHGLPPSSPAICARMTKRDGFAD
- a CDS encoding conserved protein of unknown function (Evidence 4 : Unknown function but conserved in other organisms), producing the protein MDIAELVQSRSARPVIRRRRRPPVAALALTALGGLAVAGILQPQDRAAPAPVETAQVSAEADGAAAVQAAPGALAWMLDPTPVLDTASGGFVPRTAQVSAFRAPPVAEPSKSQPAPSEPVTTLAALPAEQAADAAPAITPRPAAPTARLALTVPLPVRRPDEFRYEPRTQTARAATPRIATASTARASTEPTRSVFSAAVTDNRNFLEKMFDLPGSTPTPSSDKAMAYAGLDSGAVDSAARRRVVPGPVSEPGVAVYDISAATVTLPSGEVLEAHSGLGVAQDNPDHVHIRMRGATPPGVYDLREREALFHGVRAIRLNPVGGSAAIHGRDGILAHTYMLGPSGASNGCVVFRNYTRFLQAYLSGEVRRLVVVPGTAPGVFASRRNATPRRSASAD
- a CDS encoding conserved protein of unknown function (Evidence 4 : Unknown function but conserved in other organisms), whose amino-acid sequence is MSETQRDVAREPEDLARLFNERANAGDAEGLVALYEPQAVVAAGDIVATGHDEIRRFYTDLLARKSDFPEPETLPAIRNGDLALTFARLPNGALSVESARRQSDGTWRWAIDQLKLKPIAKS
- a CDS encoding conserved protein of unknown function; putative membrane protein (Evidence 4 : Unknown function but conserved in other organisms), whose protein sequence is MDASAPAPIAAGVAPRTRIGAIDALRGLVMLLMLVDHAREFFYLHAQVSDPVNLAATPPGLFLTRAASHFCAPVFLLLTGLSASLYGQKHGSRAATSAFLIKRGLFLVALEVTLVNLAWTRALLPPILYLQVIWAIGLSMMALAALLWLPRPALIGVGLAIMLGHNALDGIVLTPDQPGYALWAVLHQRGLIPLPWGAARTSYPVLPWIGVITAGYALGPLYGTGVDPGTRRRRLVALGLASLVAFAILRGLNGYGDPHPWQAGKDWGADALSFVNLTKYPPSADFLLATLGPGLLLLALFERLPERRLGWLTVFGGVPLFFYLLHLWALRLTYDGLAAFGLAGSSGRIEVGAPFQIWLVAALFALALYPACLWMVRLKRRSRWRGLSYL
- a CDS encoding conserved protein of unknown function, PAS domain S-box (Evidence 4 : Unknown function but conserved in other organisms) — translated: MAQSQTFDTSGLVAAIGDAVVISDADGRIVVWNPAAERIFGFSEAEALGQSLDLITPERHRRRHWDGYAKTMRTGETRYGTSLLKVPALHKDGRALSIAFTVALLHGAAGEVTGIAAVIRDETERFQEERSLRRRVAELEEALGTLVCA
- a CDS encoding protein of unknown function (Evidence 5 : Unknown function); this translates as MRDLVRAPHCALTCHSYLVYQMPMTSHRKERSRSGRPETREAKEATPAMTERGILDRHRISPLTARPQG
- the frc gene encoding formyl-CoA transferase, NAD(P)-binding (Evidence 2a : Function from experimental evidences in other organisms; PubMedId : 12844490; Product type e : enzyme), producing the protein MTQPLDGIRIIDFTHVQAGPACTQLLAWFGADVIKVERPGSGDVTRNQLRHVEDADALYFTMLNSNKRSLTLDTKNPQGKEVLEKLIQESDVMVENFGPGALDRMGFTWARIQELNPGMILASVKGFSDGHHYEDLKVYENVAQCAGGAASTTGFWDGPPTVSAAALGDSNTGMHLAIGILTALHQKTKTGKGQKVAVSMQDSVINLCRVKLRDQQRLDAIGYLEEYPQYPHGEFTDVVPRGGNAGGGGQPGWVLKCKGWQTDPNAYIYFTIQGHAWAPICKALGREEWIDDPAYNTPRARQDKIFEIFAIIEDWLADKTKFEAVDILRKFDIPCSPVLSMKEIAADPSLRASGTIVEVPHPKLGSYLTVGSPIKFSDLKVDIKASPLLGEHTDEVLAGLGYSPEQIAAMHESRAV
- a CDS encoding conserved protein of unknown function; putative OsmC-like domain (Evidence 4 : Unknown function but conserved in other organisms), giving the protein MSDKHSIRIRQIEAYAFRIDFGESFVPLLTDEPEPIGGGTGPSPEQVLIAAVSNCLCASLAFALGKYRQEGGGVSAEAIGRVARNAEGRLRLVGIEVDIALGAPAESMDRLDRVLAQFEQFCTVSESVKAGVPVAVAVRDGQGNRLK
- a CDS encoding putative TonB-dependent porin receptor (Evidence 3 : Putative function from multiple computational evidences; Product type rc : receptor), whose product is MTVRTILNAIDVPARRPPWMLAALLCASLHGPEARAQESVTLEELAVEGEGRGVGNGASDGRTSAAGTIGLIGPTPGYRADRAVSSTKTDTPQRDVPQIVTVAPREVITDLAATRVDRVFNYTPGVAQQNNFGGLSVFSYAIRGVTTSEIYKNGFPLNRGTPPPPDAQNVERVEVLKGPGGGLFGRSDPGGLVNIITKQPTVERFVEMGGLWDSFGQFRGTVDSGGALNEEGTLAYRFNLAAGRQGSFRDFVDSDRLLVAPVLSWQITPDTRITVETEFLRNRIVFDRGVIALNGRLGLLPISRFLGEPGQSTYQTNNTMQVRVDHRFNADWQMRLATHFNTGTLEGESAEIRAIAADNRTVARDRNIRDYRWDVAIGQAEVVGRFDTAGIGHTMLLGFERESTDSRVVYNRSNFRTSPYAIDIYDPRYGQPLPPITIPRNNLERITNTALYAQDQIVLTPEWKALLGVRFDFFEQSFRERIPRSQVDQTYFAATPRAGLVYQPLPELSLYANVGTSFRPNIGPDAAASASGPFAPETGIGYEVGAKLDLYGGALALTGTAFRIDRENVLTPEANGSGFSVAVGGVRSQGFELTAAGQITPEIKLLAGYVYAEAVVTEDPTLPAGTPLINVPRHSGSLLAVHEVQAGPWKGLGLGGGVRGVGERAADAVNSFSLPAYIAVDALAYYRYENFRFGLNIENVFDTEYYESSLNRFRVYPGAPRRFTGTMTVRF